From bacterium:
CATGAAGCAATCAAATCATCACGTCGCTTCGCACTCCAGTTATCGAGTTCAACTTTTAAGGCTCCACTCTCGTTCTTGATAAGAGTTTCGGCATTTCTAGCCCGTGTAGTCAACTCTAGGAGGCGTTTTTTCTCATATTCACTTGGCTTCGGCTTGTTTTGCAAGTCGGCAAGCTCTTGATCGATTACAGCGCTCTGGTCGATCAACTTCTGTATTAAGACCTTTTGCTCTGGTGTCGCTTTCGGATCGGTCTTGATTTTGAGGATGGTTTGAAATTCCTCTTCTTTTAAAAAGCGGTTATTGTTCCATGTATTCAAGGCTTCACTGTATATCTGCAACTTAGCTTGATACTCATCAATGGCCGCTTTACCTTGCTTACATTCAGTTGCTGCTTTTATTAAGTCAACAGAGCCCCACTCCATACTAGTGTTAGTTTGCTCAACAGCGCCAACGATCATCAGCGCGCCGATCGCAAGAGCAGGAATCCAAAGCCATCTTACTAAGCTTTTCATTAGTAACCGTCCCCTTTTTTCACACAAATGCGTATCTACTTGTGCGTCTCGTCGTATTTCTTGTTCATCTCGGTCAAAACTGCTTGTGTGTAGTCGTTAGAGGAGTAAGGAGCGACTTCCGCTACAAAGACCATCGAACAATTGCCCGTTTTAGCCATCTGGCTTACAATCACTTTTATCTGATCGACGATCTCTTTGGTAGACTTTGCTTGCTTGTCCTGCAAAATAGAACGAAGGTCAGGACCAAGCTGCTGAAGGTTATCACGAGTAGTGCCCATCATTTTGTTCAGGTCTCGTTGTTCAGCCTTCTCGACATCAGTCGCATCAGCCTTCTGATAAAGTTCTGTGAACCGCTTTTGGCGCTCAACAGCCTTATCAAGTAAAGCTTTTATCGTTGCTTTTCCCTCAGGAGTAGGGTTCTTAACTGTTGGAAGTTTTCCATCAGCAGTTGATGAAGGGATGAGTACCTTACGGATATTACTAAACTCATCTGAATTCAGAAAAGGATTGCCGTTGATTGTATCTACGGTTTCGGCGTAGTACTTGCTCATGGTGTCCATTTCCTCAACAGCAGCTTTTCCAGCCTTACAGTCATTCAGGGCTTTTGAAAAATCCACCGTACCGAACAGAGGCGTATTGGCATTCTCCACCACTGCTCCAATTAACGTTGCCATTCCAAGAATCAAACCAATTACAACTAAAGGATGCTTTAATGATTTCATATTTTCCTCCTGCTTAAAATGTATGCCCAACCCTAAA
This genomic window contains:
- a CDS encoding OmpH family outer membrane protein, with amino-acid sequence MKSLKHPLVVIGLILGMATLIGAVVENANTPLFGTVDFSKALNDCKAGKAAVEEMDTMSKYYAETVDTINGNPFLNSDEFSNIRKVLIPSSTADGKLPTVKNPTPEGKATIKALLDKAVERQKRFTELYQKADATDVEKAEQRDLNKMMGTTRDNLQQLGPDLRSILQDKQAKSTKEIVDQIKVIVSQMAKTGNCSMVFVAEVAPYSSNDYTQAVLTEMNKKYDETHK